The Bacillus carboniphilus DNA window AATCAAGGAAACTATCATTCTAAAAACTGATAGAGCTCCTTCAAAGTTTAGTTTTGAAGTTAAAGGACCTTTAAAGGATGACTTAACCGCTGGGGAACTTCGTCTAATGAATGCCTGGTTAAAAGATGCAGCAGGTACAGAAAGGGACGTTGACCAGTTAGTAAGGCGGGAGAATGGGAAGGTTTATGTTGATTTAGTTGCCGATGTTTCCGGATTATCCTATCCTATTGAGATTGACCCGACTGTTACAATTCAACCGGTTAATGGTAAGGACACCTATGTATATTCCGGATGGCCAGATAACAATTACGGAACGGAGCAATACCTTCGGGTCGGTACGAATGGTGATAATAACTATTACTCATTTGTGGAATTCGATTTTAGTTCTATTCCATCCGGGGCAGATGTAACAGACGCTCTTTTTTCTTTATGTCTTAGTAATGCATATAACACCATCGCCCGCTCAGTTACTGTACAGGAGGCTCTAGCTTCATGGGACGAGACTACATTGACTGCACGAGCCTTCCCCGGGGGAAACACAAGCAACGAGGTTAGTATACTTGTCACTGGAACGCCGGACGTTTACGAATCGTGGCAAGTTAAAGACATGGTTGATAGGTGGATTAAAAACGTAATACCGAATTACGGGTTCCGAATTATAGGTGAGAACGGCGGAGGAACATCAACATATAAGTATTTTTATTCATCAGAATACGCTGGTAAAGAACCTAAAATATCAGTCACTTACAACGTTCCACCAACCGCACCGACTGTAATTACACCAAACGGCGGGGAAACGTGGAATAGTTTGCATACGGTGGAGTGGGTCGAATCAATTGACAATGACGCGTCAGAACAAACAGTAGGGGTGACAAACCAAGCCAACAATCAAAGTATGACAGTTCGGACAGGCTCAGGTTATGTGAACAAAGTATCTCAACCATTCAAAACACCTAACGGCGCTAGTTGTAATCTTAAAAAAGTTTATTTGGAACTATCAACGCCATCATCTGGAACAACTATATCGTTTGATATAGGTATATATAACGTAGACAGTAACTTATTACCGACAACAGTTATTTATGAAAGTAATCATTCTTACTTTACAACTGGAACCTATGAAATAGTAGAATTTGAGTTTGGGCCAGTTCAACTTAACGCCGATACAAATTATGCGATTGTCGTCACCGCAAAAACAACATATAGCACGACGCTTTATGGTAGTTCGACAGTAACATTAGTCGATAGAATGTCCATATTTAGAAATAACACTTGGGAAAAACAAACAACAGATTTTCAAGTACAAATGGTGATGGATGTGTCGAGTTCTGACGGGATTCAGTATCAAATACAACTAACCACCGACGATGGCGCAAATTGGAAAGACATTGTGGCATTAACCACCGCCGGCGCGACAACGTATGATTATGATTTTATAAACGAACCACAATCATCGTTATGTAAAATCCGGATTCGGGCTTATGACGGAACATCCTATGGCGAGTGGGATTATTCGGATGGGGTATTCACAATACAACATAACCAAGCGCCAACAGCACCAACGAACCTATCACCTACCACAACACAGGACCGTGCGAAACAGACTCGTTATTCATGGCAGCACAATGATCCAGATAATGATGCTCAATCAAAATTTGACTTCCAATGGCGGTTACAAGGTGCTTCGACCTGGAACACGATAACTCAAGTTACATCGAATCAATATTACGACATGCCAGCCGGTACTTTGCCTCGAGGAACAATTGAATGGAGAGTCAGAACCTATGACCAGGCTGATTTATCAGGACCATATAGTACGATAGCGGTTTTCTTTGCCGGAGATAAACCGTCAAACCCGACTATTACAAATCCTACAAACGGGGCAACGGTATCAATCGCAAACCCAACTGTTCAATGGAGTAGTAGTGGCCAGACTGATTATCACCTAAAGGTTTTAGATTCCGGCAACACTTTAGTTTGGGAATCTATTAAAAACAGCACAAACAAAGCAGAGACCGTTCAATTTGACCTTCAGAATGGAGCTAGTTATAAGGTACAATTGGCCAGTAGAAATGCTGATGGTATATGGTCTGATTTTGTTTCAGTAGATGTAAATGTATCTTATACGCCTCCAGCTGTACCGGTTGTAACTCCCACCGTTGATAACAGCAAAGGGGCAATTGTATTAACTATAGATAATCCTGTTCCAAGCGGTACCGAGCCAAACGTAAGCTATAACTCTATCTTCCGTAAAAAACAAGGTGAGACAGAGTTTAAGAGAATTGCAACGAATATACCAACTGATGGAACCTTTATCGATTACACACCAGCCAGTGATCAGATTTATGAGTATAAGGTGAGAACATGGGGAGACAACGGAACATACTCCGAGAGTGTAGTAGTCTCACAATCTATTAAACTTACAGGAGTATGGTTGCATGATGTAACGGATCCAGAAGGTATTCATAACTTTAAGCTTGATGGTGGAGGACGTTCCAAAGATTGGAGTACAGATGCAGCCTACATGAAATTTGCTGGTAGACCTGACCCCGTAACAGAATTTAGCGAACATGAGGATGATGTAGTTAACGCTACAATCAAAATTATGAGGGAATCAGGAGAACACATTATCCTGGAACGCCTCTTAAAATCTAGAAATATCCTTTGTTACCGAGATGGAAGAGGACGAAGGCTATTTGGAACTGCTACACAATTCCCATTAACCGACGAATCCTGGGGTTATGCTACAGAGATTAAAGTTAGACGTACTTCTTATAGTGAGGTGGTATAGGTTATGCAACCATTAGCTAGAGGTGGATATACAGAGCAAGAAGTAAAAGATGCTCTTCATGGTAAGTATGCACCTAGACGAATCCGATTTCGTTATGATCTGCTGGACAAAGAGGATAAATTCATTAAAACCTTAGATACTGTAGAAAGTGGGGAAGTCTCAATGGCTTCCCTTGCTTCAATTAAGAGGACAGCACGATTCAAGATGAAAGATGATGGGGAGATAAATTGGTTGAGTGATAGGATTCAGCCGTTTGTAGAGTTGAAGATTCCTGAGATTAAGAGAAAGTATGACGATTATGCTTTAGAGTTTGATGGTATAAGCAACAATGTTAGAGTTCTTGATAACGCAGTGTTAAACAACCACAAAAATAAAATAACAGTCGTAGCTCGTATCAAACCAACATTGGCAGGAAATTCAACACAGATTGTTGCAGATAAGTGGAATTCAACCGCGCCGTTTGGATATACACTTCGCATTTTAAATAATAGCCAATTAAATGTTTGGATAGGTAATACAAGCCATAATAATGGGCTGACGACAAATAATGCCAACTTAGCGCCAAATGAATGGGTAACTATTGCTTTTACTTATGACGGTTCAATATTAAATATCTTTAAAAATGGAATCTTACTTGCAAGCCAAACAACTAGTGTTGGCATTGGTGGCGTAGGGGCTGATTTATATTTTGCTAAAAGAGGAGCAGGTGGAGACTATTATTATCAAGGTCAAATAGATTACGTTCATGTTTGGAATAAAAACTTGTCTCAAAAAGAATTACAAGACTATACAAATAAATACTTAAAAGGAGACGAGCCAAGTTTAGAAGGTTTATGGCGGTTCAACGAAGGTACTGGAACTATCGCATATGACAGCACTTCAAACGGAAACAATGGAACCATATACGGAGCCAAGTGGAAGAAAAATGGCAACGAGATTGAAACCATCCCATCATCATGGATTAACTTCCCATTAGGTATCTTTTTACTCAACAGCCCAACTCGTTCTGACCAAAATAATAATGTGTATCGTGATGTTGAGGCCTATGGATTAACTCAAATCCTTCGTGATGATAAGTTCTTAGAACGATACACCGTTACTGCAGGAACAAACTACCGAGATGCCGTTATCGAAATCCTAGCAAGCGCAGGCATTACTAAGCACAATATTGAAGAGACCGACAAAGTACTTCCAACCGATAAAGATTGGGCTCCTGGAGTGGAAAAACTAAAAGCGGTTAATGAGCTGTTAAGTGCCATTAACTTTAATACCATCATAGATGACCCGAATGGTTATTTCACAAGCTCCACTTATCGGAGTCCTTCCGTTCGTTCAGCAGAGTACACTTATCAGGATGATGATCTAAGCGTAACCTTTCCTGGTATGACGGAAGAATTAGACACATTCGGAGTCTTTAACAGTTGGATTGTGGTTCTTTCTGACCCGGAACGTGAGCCATTGGTATCTAAATACACGAACGATAATCCTGACAGTCCAACAAGCACTATTAGTAGAGGGAGAATTATTGTTGATGCTAGAGAAGTGGATAACATAGCTGACCAGCAAGCTCTGGATGCGTATGTTCAGCGTATTGCCTTTGAAGCGTCCCAAGTTTATGGAAAGGTTGAGTTTGATACGGCAATAATGCCTATGCACGATTACAATGACATTGTGCAGCTGAACTACTCCAAACTTGGGATTTCAGGTAAATACGCTGAAACAGGATGGACAATTCCACTGAGAGCAGGTGGGAAGATGAGACATAGCCTACGAAGGGTTGTGACTATCTAATGCTTAAACCCGATGAATTTGTGAAAATGTTTGGTAATGAAGAACCAGAAAAGATAACAAGAAATGCGAAGGTTGACCCTAACTACACTAGCGGTCGACCTTCTTTAGTTTTTGATGGAGAAACAAAACCAACGGTCAAAAAGTACACACACCTTGAGAGCTACACTCCTGCACCAAATGACCGAGTGATGGTAATTAACAACGTTATAGTCGGAAAAATAGTTTAGAAACGGATGGTGCAATTTATGACAATTGAAGTAGGGGTTTTAATATCGGTTATCTCAGTAATTACAGCAATACTAGCTTATTCCCTAAACAAATCAAAGGTCATTAGATCCGATGGCCAAGAAAGTGCGGAACTAAGGGCTGAGCTTGGTTACATTCGTAGAGGTGTAGATGATATTAAGATTGATTTAAAGGCCAATGAGAAGCAAATGCAAGCGTTAGGTGAGCGCGTTACTAGGGTGGAAGAATCATCAAAGCAAGCGCACAAACGCTTAGATGCTATTGATAAAAAGGAGGAAAATTAAATGTTTGAGATTGCTATTGTAATAGCTGTTGTGATTGCCTTAACTGAGTTTGTGAAAAAGATGGATATTATTCCTGTTAAGTTTCTACCTGCTCTCTCAGTATTACTGGGATTGATTGCAGGTCTTTTTTATGTTGATGTCGCTACTCTTCAGGAAAAAATCATGTTTGGTTTGATGATAGGTTTGTCAGCTGCAGGACTGTTTGATCAGTCTAAAATAGTCACGAAAAAATAGATGAATAGTTTTTGGCCAGAAGCTACTCCAATGTGAGTGGCTTCTTTATTTTCCTAAGAGAGGAGTGATACAAATGTGATTATATGCCGAATTGTACAGGCCACTATATAAAGATGCAGTAAAAATAATAGTAGAGGTGATTAAATTATGGTAAAAATGTTTCTTGATCCAGGACACGGTGGTACTGATCCAGGCGCAGTAGGAAATGGTCTTTATGAGAAGAATCTCACGTTGCAAATCTCAACGAGGATTCGAGATATCTTATTGAATGAGTATAATAATATCTCCATTCTAATGAGTAGAACAGGGGACCAGACAGTTTCATTAACTGAAAGAACTAACGCAGCAAATGCATGGGGAGCAGATTTCTTACTATCTGTTCATATCAATGCTGGTGGGGGGACAGGGTACGAAGACTATATTTATCCTGGTGTGAGTGCTCCAACTACGACTTACCAGGACATTATTCATGAAGAAGTAATGAAACAAGTAGATTTCTATGATCGTGGTCAGAAGCAAGCTAACTTCCATATGCTTCGGGAATCAGCAATGCCAGCACTTTTAACAGAGAATGGCTTCATTGACAATGTGAATGATGCTAATAAGCTAAAACAAGCTTCATTCATTGAAAATATTGCACGTGGGCATGCAAATGGTGTAGCAAGAGCGTTTAACTTACCTAAGAAAAGTACGGTTGTGTATCATACTGTAGTTTCAGGAGATACCGTATACTCTTTAAGTAGAACTTACGGAAGCACAATAGACCAAATAAAAGAATGGAACAACCTTGATGACAACTACACCATTTATGTTGGACAAGTTCTTAGAGTTAAGTAATAAGGAAGCATAAAAAGTATTAAAAGTGGAAATTATACTATTCCACCAAGAATCACTACAAAAAAAGCCCTTCAACCGAGAGGGGCTTTTTTACGTTGAAGCACTTGGAAAATTTTACAAATCGTAATTGAACTTACCTTAGGACAAGTCTATAATTTGATTATAGGTCTTTTTTATCAGTTTCAAAGGAGTGGTAGTTGTGTCCAAAGAACTAGATGTGATAATCCAAAAAACAATTGAAAAATATTACTTTACCGTTCGAATCTTAGGAAGCAATTCACCCAAAGCTAAAAGGCTACATCTAATTGTCAATGAACTTGTTGAAATGAAACAAAAAAATAATAAGTCTAAGTGACTTCATAATAAAATTTGCAAATTAACAGTGAAAACCCCATTATATTGAGGGCTTTAAAAAGGCAAATCATCTTTAATTATAGGTCTTGCTTTCTTCACAAGATCTGTAATATCGTTATCGTTATACGTCACTAGAAGAATTTCTGTCTTAAGATATCCAGTTTCTGATCTAATCTTATTGATCCATTCATAAGCAATAATGGCAGCTTTCCAGTCCGGGTCCTTTTTATATTCTCATTGATTAACCTGAAATGAACCTACACTCTCCGTTCTGCTACCTTCAATGTTGAGTCTAACTTTGATAGTTATAAACATATTATCCACAATACTTTCTTCTACATTTAGTTTTGCAATAAATCTCTTACTTCTTTATATTCTTCAATTGTGTGGTTAAATAACTTACTTTCTTTCAAATCATACTTCAAACTAAAGAAGACCATGTATATATTGTGCATTTCCTCGTTCATTAAGATATGTTCACCATCGGATTCAAATCCTTCTCCTAAATATTTTGAAGTGTAATCTTCTAATTTATCTATTTCCCATTGACCTACACCATTATTATTGGTCAACATTATATCATCAAATATCTCTATTAAGGTAAGTGTGTCTTCTTTAAATTGAGGATGAATTCCATCATATTTCACATAAGTTGGATATTTACCTACTAAACTTTCTGGTATAGAGTCTGCTTCCATGTATTCATGTAGTTGTTTTTTAACTTTATCGTAATTACTTTCTTCACTTGCTAGTCCCACATTTTCATCTAAAAAGAAGATTAAATCATCTATCTTTCTTACAATTCCTTTTTCAAGGTCGTTCATTTCATATGAATTTCCTGAGCCATCACTAAAACTCCCTGCTATATACTTCTTGTGGAATTTCTCGTGTAAATTTAACTCCTCTTCAGTTAGCTCTCTTTTTTCAGCCTTAGCTCCTTCAATCAATTCAACTATTTGATCAGTATCTTTTTTAAAATCATCGTGTATTAAACTAGCTTCTTTTGAGCAGCCAGCCAGGAAAAGCGTGGCAAGTATTAATAAGGCTACTTTCTTCAATTCTCTTCCTCCTTTAATTTATACAGGTCATCCAATTTTACGTTTAACAGCTTAGCAAGTTTCAGCAATTGTGGTACAGATGGATATGTTTTACCCGTACTCCAATTCGATAGTGTATTCTGAGATATTTCGAATATCTCACATATTTCTTTTCGTGAGTATCGAGATTGTTTGATATAGACCCCAATTAAACAAATGACCATGTTTATCACCCATTATATGTATTCAATACAAATATTTTTAATCCTTTCATAAATATTTTGGGAAAATCACAATATTTTTTGTAAGGACAGGCAACTTTCTAGGTGTTAGACCATAAACTCTATATCACAACTAAGAAAAGAGGTGATTCTTATGGAGGTGATCTCATTCCAGGACTTCATGAAAGGTTCTACAATTCAAGCTTTCATTTCCCCTGACCCTAATATATTTGAATGGGTTGACGTTGGATTTAACGCAACCTTAGTCTCTGCAGGAGTAATACTTACACTTGTTCTTTTAGAAAAGGCAGGTGTTTCTATTGATGACACTATAATTCGTTGGGTTATGCGTGCTTCTATTCCAATAGCTATTCTTTGGTTTATCTTCAAGCATAGCCTTATACATCATATCTTGGTGGGATGGTGAACTAGTATATGGGACAGTAGTTCCCATTATTAGAAATAACAAGTATATGAGCTTGTACAAAGTTATTCGTTCGTTATGAAACATCTTTAGGTTTTTCAACCTAAAGTCACCTTTTCGCCATTTCCTTCGTCAATGGACTTAAAGCTGAGGGGAGAGATAGATTTGGATTTTTACAAACGCTTGAATGAAAACAATCCCTTTTTACACAGTTCTGGTTACTTAAACGAATTGCTAAAAGCAACACACGACCAAGAGGATGTTTTTGAAATTATGACACATATCGAAAGGCATGATGCTGATGAAGTTTATAGCTATGCCGAAGTTCTTTACGAATGCCATAAAAAGCTTGAAAGTATTGAAAGAAAAAAGAAATGGTTTCAGAACAGGAACGAGGACATTATGGAGATTGTGAAGGATAAGCAGGAAAAGGAAGAGGAATTATTGTTAGTTTGGCATCCGAACTTAATTTCGTTCCAAGCAGCAAAAATGAGAAGGAGGAATTCTTGAATGATTGAATGGGTGATACCTTTAGCAGTAGGAGCAACGGCTTTTATTAAAACAAGTAAATCCGAAAAGAAAAAGATTGAGCATATCATGAAAAACGTGGGGTATGGAGTTAAAAAGAAGGACGAAATTTTGTACCCTAAATTCAAGGTCAAAGAAAGCCTTTTCGATGGAGATAAGCATGTAGGTGAAAAATACTGTTATACGGTTCCGCTTGGATTACCTGCAACCAAATTAGCTGAAATGGAGAAGAGTGTTAAGTTGTTCAGTGATGGTTTAAAGAGGCCAGTTGAAGTTTCATACCAAGAGGGATTACTCCAAATTTCAGTCTACAACAGCGTTCTTCCAACAATGTACCCTTATAGTACCTTACCTCCTAAAAACGATGAATGGACTGTACCTATGGGGATTCGATTCGATGGACTCATTTGGCACAACTTCGACTACGTTCCTCATATGACTGTTGCTGGAGTAACTAGATTTGGAAAATCTGTTCTTTTAAAAGTGATTATGACCTATCTCATAGAAAATCATCCAGATGATGTAGAGTTTTATATTATTGACTTAAAGGGTGGATTAGAGTTTGGACCTTATGAGAATTTAAACCAAGTAAGAGGAGTTGGTTCCAATGAAGAGGAAGCAGCTATCTTATTAGATGAAGTTCATGAAAGAATGCAAAGGATGTATAAATACTTTCGACACAATAATTGGTCAAACGTCGTAAACACACCCGAACAAAAGAGAATCTTTGTAATTGTTGATGAAGCAGCTCAACTTACCCCAGAAAAATGGATGTCGAAGGAACATAAAAAACTATTAAGTATGTGCCAATACTATCTTGGAGAAATTGCTCGTATTGGTGGAGCTTTAGGGTTTCGAGAAATATTCTGTACTCAATATCCAACAGCAGACACACTCCCACGCCAAATAAAACAAAATGCAGATGCAAAAGTAACATTTAGACTCCCAACTGGATATGCCTCTTCAGTAGCTATAGACGACACAGGAGCCGAAGAACTACCTAGCGACATAAAAGGTCGTGCATTATTTAAAACCCATGAACTAAAAGAAATGCAAGTTCCTTTTATTAGTGATAAAGAAATGAGAGCGAGACTAAAGAACTGGGAGGTACGGAAAGATGGTACTAACCCAAGCACAAGTAAAGAGAAACAGACAAGAGAGGATTCTTTATACTTTAGATAGGCTTGGTTTTGCTACTACTAGTCAGCTTCAAGAAATTCATAAACTTGGCCAAAAAAGAAATACATTGCGGATCATCAAAGAAATGGAATCCTATCTTCATAAAAAATCCCATCCTGAAAGATATGGAGAAAATGTTTATTATCTTAACCCACTTGGGAGAGAAGTAATAGGTACGTCTAAAGAGAGGAAGTGGAACGCTGAAATTGTTGAGCATTATCTTATGCGTAATGATTTCTTTATTTACTTAGGATGCCCTCAGAATTTTGAAATTGAGCGGGAGATAGTAATGAAACTAAAAGAAGGGAACACCCACCGAGAAGAAATCATTCGTTGTGATGCTTTGTATAAAAAAGAGGAAGTGATGTATTTTTTAGAAGTAGATCGAACTCAATCAATGTCTGAGAATAAGAAGAAAATAGAGAGATACAAAAAAGCATCTGATATCATTAAAAAGAAATTTTCCAATTCTCCAGTAATTGTTTTTTACACTGGGAGCAAAATAAGGAAGATTAACATTGAAAAAAATCTAGAAAAAACAGGTCTGAAATATGAAATTTATTCTAGAGAAGAAATATAGTATCCACACTTTATCCTCAGTATTATCACTTTTCGTGCTAACCAAATTGCTAACCAAATTGCTAACGGAATTGCTAACACTAAACGGAAAGAATAGTATGAAAAATAGAAATTTTAATTTAGGGGTTGCATACTTGTTAGGTTCCTGTATATAATAAAACTCGTCACTGCGACTGACACCGAAATGGTAAGGAAGAGGTCACCGGTTCGAGCCCGGTTGGAAGCTTTCCTATTTTACGACATTGGCCCGTTGGTCAAGTGGTTAAGACACCGCCCTTTCACGGCGGTAACACGGGTTCGAATCCCGTACGGGTCACCACTTATATTATAAAATAATAGTTTTATGGAGGATTAGCTCAGCTGGGAGAGCACTTGCCTTACAAGCAAGGGGTCGGCGGTTCGATCCCGTCATCCTCCACCATCTCTTTTGGAGGGGTAGCGAAGTGGCTAAACGCGGCGGACTGTAAATCCGCTCCCTCAGGGTTCGGCGGTTCGAATCCGTCCCCCTCCACCATTTTCTTTTTAAGAAACACATAATTTCTTAAATGAAGTACATACTAATTATTGTAATATTGGGCTATAGCCAAGCGGTAAGGCAACGGACTTTGACTCCGTCATGCGTAGGTTCGAATCCTGCTAGCCCAGCCAAGAGCCATTAGCTCAGTCGGTAGAGCATCTGACTTTTAATCAGAGGGTCGAAGGTTCGAGTCCTTCATGGCTCATAATTGACCTTGATACAAAATTGTGTCAAGGTCCCTTTTCATATTAAGTGGGGCCTTAGCTCAGCTGGGAGAGCGCCTGCTTTGCACGCAGGAGGTCAGCGGTTCGATCCCGCTAGGCTCCACCATACATACAATTGTGTCTTCTACCTTATACTCTTGAGAGTATGAGGTTTTTTTGTGTTATTTGGGTTTGATGTAGGTAGTTGATTTGCGTTGATTCTTTGGCAGTAGGTTCATCCCAATGAGTAATCTTCTAGCAATAAACCTTGAGGACAGCCGTAACAAAGTTTGACACTCTTTAACTGAGATGGAAGGGAAAATGGACAGGTAACTGTTTATTATATGAATGTGAGCATTTTTGGAATGAAAGAGGCATCGATTACAGAACCATGTAGAGGATTGTCTTTTTAAGATATCCTGATTGCAGTTAGGACAAGTAATTCCATTCATTAAGTCTGACTTTTGAAGATTATAAAATTCCATAGCATCAAAAGGAGCCGGGGTGTGTTGTTCCTTAATTAAGCTCAATAGTTTCTTCCTGATATAAGGAGTGACAATTTCTTTAGTGTGGTTAACTGACAGTGCGTCTATTTTATTTGGAATTTGTTCAGCATGGTAAACATATTTGAAAATAGAAGATGGGCCATGCAAGATGGTTTCTGGAGAACGGATGGAGACTAAGTGGTAACAAGGGATTTCTTTTTGAAAGTGATTATTAAACCATTGTTGGAATTGAACTTTTTGTCGTTGTGCTTGGAGTATCGGGTTTGGTATTCCACCTGTAAAATATTCGGATTTGCGGGTTACTTGGCCTGAAATAGAATCAAAATGTAGTTCACCATACATACTTTTTGATTCAATTATTATGGCGAACTTAGAACTAATAATTAATGTATCCACTTGGAAATACTGTTTAACATCGTTTAAAAGCCTTACACCAGGAATGATGTAATAATGGTTTGGTATAAAGTTTAAATGGTAGTCCAGTTCTAATTCTCCTTTATAACCGGCATTATTTTTTTTGTAATTCACCTCAATTTCTTTGTATTTTTCATGGTTCTTTGGAATGAGGGTTAACAACGCCTTTTCCATAGTAAGCTGGAGTGGTTCTTCTCCACTTTTTGTGAACATTAAAGCCCACCATTATTATAGAAAATAAAAAACCTGTTTAAAAGTTGTGAATCTAATTAGGTGAGTGCGAAAAAATGGATTTAAGTGCGGAAATCGTTAATTGAGTGCGGAAAACAGATTTTGAGTGCGAAAAGTAACTTTTGGGTGCGAATATCAATTTGAGTGCGAAAAGTAACTTTTGAGTGCGATAAAATCAGAGTTGAGTGCGACAAAATAAATTTTAGTGCGCCACCTTTCCTTTTATAAAGAGCCAGCCGTCCTGTTCAAGCCAGCCTCCCCTTTTAGGGGGAGCTGTA harbors:
- a CDS encoding replication-relaxation family protein; this translates as MVLTQAQVKRNRQERILYTLDRLGFATTSQLQEIHKLGQKRNTLRIIKEMESYLHKKSHPERYGENVYYLNPLGREVIGTSKERKWNAEIVEHYLMRNDFFIYLGCPQNFEIEREIVMKLKEGNTHREEIIRCDALYKKEEVMYFLEVDRTQSMSENKKKIERYKKASDIIKKKFSNSPVIVFYTGSKIRKINIEKNLEKTGLKYEIYSREEI
- a CDS encoding N-acetylmuramoyl-L-alanine amidase family protein; the encoded protein is MVKMFLDPGHGGTDPGAVGNGLYEKNLTLQISTRIRDILLNEYNNISILMSRTGDQTVSLTERTNAANAWGADFLLSVHINAGGGTGYEDYIYPGVSAPTTTYQDIIHEEVMKQVDFYDRGQKQANFHMLRESAMPALLTENGFIDNVNDANKLKQASFIENIARGHANGVARAFNLPKKSTVVYHTVVSGDTVYSLSRTYGSTIDQIKEWNNLDDNYTIYVGQVLRVK
- a CDS encoding LamG domain-containing protein — encoded protein: MQPLARGGYTEQEVKDALHGKYAPRRIRFRYDLLDKEDKFIKTLDTVESGEVSMASLASIKRTARFKMKDDGEINWLSDRIQPFVELKIPEIKRKYDDYALEFDGISNNVRVLDNAVLNNHKNKITVVARIKPTLAGNSTQIVADKWNSTAPFGYTLRILNNSQLNVWIGNTSHNNGLTTNNANLAPNEWVTIAFTYDGSILNIFKNGILLASQTTSVGIGGVGADLYFAKRGAGGDYYYQGQIDYVHVWNKNLSQKELQDYTNKYLKGDEPSLEGLWRFNEGTGTIAYDSTSNGNNGTIYGAKWKKNGNEIETIPSSWINFPLGIFLLNSPTRSDQNNNVYRDVEAYGLTQILRDDKFLERYTVTAGTNYRDAVIEILASAGITKHNIEETDKVLPTDKDWAPGVEKLKAVNELLSAINFNTIIDDPNGYFTSSTYRSPSVRSAEYTYQDDDLSVTFPGMTEELDTFGVFNSWIVVLSDPEREPLVSKYTNDNPDSPTSTISRGRIIVDAREVDNIADQQALDAYVQRIAFEASQVYGKVEFDTAIMPMHDYNDIVQLNYSKLGISGKYAETGWTIPLRAGGKMRHSLRRVVTI
- a CDS encoding helix-turn-helix transcriptional regulator, which encodes MVICLIGVYIKQSRYSRKEICEIFEISQNTLSNWSTGKTYPSVPQLLKLAKLLNVKLDDLYKLKEEEN
- a CDS encoding DNRLRE domain-containing protein; its protein translation is MPTQNFKVGEMINKRSPNSKTWINFDGSYTTEIHSGLVHYEDENGNLQNINTDLYDEADLDSFHDPVNKHATGRFKEAREKARAAKASNSLNRDLFDYQGLKVPFEAKLPRNFKRGYTIGKGQDRLSFIPVGASPAKGYVDNDKKNVIDYQDAWNDADVNLELTDRGIKETIILKTDRAPSKFSFEVKGPLKDDLTAGELRLMNAWLKDAAGTERDVDQLVRRENGKVYVDLVADVSGLSYPIEIDPTVTIQPVNGKDTYVYSGWPDNNYGTEQYLRVGTNGDNNYYSFVEFDFSSIPSGADVTDALFSLCLSNAYNTIARSVTVQEALASWDETTLTARAFPGGNTSNEVSILVTGTPDVYESWQVKDMVDRWIKNVIPNYGFRIIGENGGGTSTYKYFYSSEYAGKEPKISVTYNVPPTAPTVITPNGGETWNSLHTVEWVESIDNDASEQTVGVTNQANNQSMTVRTGSGYVNKVSQPFKTPNGASCNLKKVYLELSTPSSGTTISFDIGIYNVDSNLLPTTVIYESNHSYFTTGTYEIVEFEFGPVQLNADTNYAIVVTAKTTYSTTLYGSSTVTLVDRMSIFRNNTWEKQTTDFQVQMVMDVSSSDGIQYQIQLTTDDGANWKDIVALTTAGATTYDYDFINEPQSSLCKIRIRAYDGTSYGEWDYSDGVFTIQHNQAPTAPTNLSPTTTQDRAKQTRYSWQHNDPDNDAQSKFDFQWRLQGASTWNTITQVTSNQYYDMPAGTLPRGTIEWRVRTYDQADLSGPYSTIAVFFAGDKPSNPTITNPTNGATVSIANPTVQWSSSGQTDYHLKVLDSGNTLVWESIKNSTNKAETVQFDLQNGASYKVQLASRNADGIWSDFVSVDVNVSYTPPAVPVVTPTVDNSKGAIVLTIDNPVPSGTEPNVSYNSIFRKKQGETEFKRIATNIPTDGTFIDYTPASDQIYEYKVRTWGDNGTYSESVVVSQSIKLTGVWLHDVTDPEGIHNFKLDGGGRSKDWSTDAAYMKFAGRPDPVTEFSEHEDDVVNATIKIMRESGEHIILERLLKSRNILCYRDGRGRRLFGTATQFPLTDESWGYATEIKVRRTSYSEVV
- a CDS encoding holin — translated: MFEIAIVIAVVIALTEFVKKMDIIPVKFLPALSVLLGLIAGLFYVDVATLQEKIMFGLMIGLSAAGLFDQSKIVTKK
- a CDS encoding FtsK/SpoIIIE domain-containing protein — its product is MIEWVIPLAVGATAFIKTSKSEKKKIEHIMKNVGYGVKKKDEILYPKFKVKESLFDGDKHVGEKYCYTVPLGLPATKLAEMEKSVKLFSDGLKRPVEVSYQEGLLQISVYNSVLPTMYPYSTLPPKNDEWTVPMGIRFDGLIWHNFDYVPHMTVAGVTRFGKSVLLKVIMTYLIENHPDDVEFYIIDLKGGLEFGPYENLNQVRGVGSNEEEAAILLDEVHERMQRMYKYFRHNNWSNVVNTPEQKRIFVIVDEAAQLTPEKWMSKEHKKLLSMCQYYLGEIARIGGALGFREIFCTQYPTADTLPRQIKQNADAKVTFRLPTGYASSVAIDDTGAEELPSDIKGRALFKTHELKEMQVPFISDKEMRARLKNWEVRKDGTNPSTSKEKQTREDSLYFR